A single window of Malus sylvestris chromosome 5, drMalSylv7.2, whole genome shotgun sequence DNA harbors:
- the LOC126622679 gene encoding protein FIZZY-RELATED 2-like: MSYTLPPTRCHLHISKFLSPNPQLEEPNPPIFSIQQLFLSPHLRHSPTPTLFGPDSAGIVPWTTPEKMSVIQMNPLIPNILPFKTETSRSMHSLSPFGFDDVVIGVHHSPVKAPQKVLNATTLQDDLYPNLVDWSSHNVLVVGLGNFVYLWNACSSKLTKLCDLGIDDSVCSVG, from the exons ATGAGTTATACTCTCCCACCCACCAGATGTCATTTGCACATTTCAAAATTTCTCTCTCCAAATCCTCAGCTCGAAGAACCTAACCCGCCCATCTTCTCCATCCAACAGCTCTTTCTCTCCCCTCACCTACGACACTCTCCTACGCCTACCCTTTTTGGACCTGACTCTGCCGGCATCGTCCCTTGGACGACGCCTGAGAAAATGAGCGTGATTCAGATGAACCCACTCATCCCCAACATCCTCCCATTCAAGACCGAGACTAGCAGGTCAATGCACTCGCTTTCCCCTTTTGGGTTTGATGATGTGGTCATCGGAGTTCACCATAGTCCGGTTAAGGCTCCTCAGAAG gTTTTGAATGCAACTACTTTGCAGGACGATTTATATCCGAATCTTGTCGATTGGTCTTCGCACAATGTGCTTGTTGTTGGGTTGggaaattttgtttatttatggAATGCTTGTAGTAGCAAG TTAACTAAGTTATGTGACTTGGGGATTGATGATAGTGTTTGTTCCGTTGGCTAG